A single window of Gemmatimonadaceae bacterium DNA harbors:
- a CDS encoding septum formation initiator family protein, translated as MASKRGSSRDKPGRVWLRRLAWGAGVLGVLAYAVEGGEYGTSDLLTQREQKAALEDSLDAVKAEVDSLEQELKVVNTDPVRLERMAREKWGMVKGDKELLYWTVTDAKKAAADSVKAAAADTTER; from the coding sequence TTGGCATCTAAGCGCGGATCGAGCCGGGACAAACCTGGCCGGGTCTGGCTCCGGCGCCTCGCGTGGGGCGCCGGTGTGCTGGGCGTGCTCGCCTACGCCGTGGAAGGAGGCGAGTACGGCACCAGCGACCTGCTCACGCAGCGCGAGCAGAAGGCCGCGCTCGAGGATTCGCTTGATGCGGTGAAGGCCGAGGTCGATTCGCTGGAGCAGGAGCTCAAGGTGGTGAACACCGATCCCGTGCGGCTCGAGCGGATGGCGCGTGAGAAGTGGGGGATGGTGAAGGGCGACAAGGAGCTGCTCTACTGGACCGTGACCGACGCCAAGAAGGCGGCGGCGGATTCGGTGAAGGCGGCGGCCGCGGATACGACCGAGCGATAG
- a CDS encoding integron integrase — protein sequence MASRLLEEVRAKAALKRYSPRTVEAYVRWIVAFVRFHGTRHPRLLGAADVEAYLRYLVQERRVAASTQNQALAALRFLYLSVLEMPLEQVAALTPAKRPHVLPNVLSREDVRRVLGAMRGQPALMAQLLYGSGLRLMECCQLRIKDLDLNRLEIVVRNGKGTKDRITMIPASMRAPLAAHIERVRQEWVRRRMKGGGYVTYPGVGGTKGKGAQLAAGWCWLFPASREYWDAAMQRHVMHHQHHTVLQRAVLEAGRRAGLTKRVGCHTLRHSFATHLLEAGYDIRTIQQLLGHEDVSTTMLYTHVLNRGGHGVRSPLDTMGPGDIGEDRRRS from the coding sequence ATGGCATCGCGACTCCTCGAAGAGGTCCGGGCAAAAGCCGCGCTCAAGCGCTACAGTCCGCGCACGGTGGAGGCCTACGTGCGCTGGATCGTGGCGTTCGTGCGGTTCCATGGCACGCGGCATCCGCGGCTGTTGGGGGCGGCCGATGTGGAAGCGTATCTCCGCTATCTCGTACAGGAGCGGAGGGTAGCCGCGTCTACGCAGAATCAGGCGCTGGCCGCGCTGCGCTTCTTGTACCTCAGCGTGCTCGAGATGCCCCTCGAGCAGGTGGCGGCGCTGACGCCGGCCAAGCGGCCGCATGTGCTCCCAAACGTGCTCTCACGTGAAGACGTGCGGCGCGTGTTGGGCGCAATGCGCGGTCAGCCCGCGCTGATGGCCCAGCTGCTGTACGGCTCCGGGCTGCGCCTGATGGAATGTTGCCAGCTGCGGATCAAGGACCTCGATCTGAATAGGCTGGAGATCGTGGTGCGCAACGGCAAGGGGACGAAGGACCGGATCACGATGATCCCCGCGTCGATGCGTGCCCCGCTGGCGGCGCACATCGAGCGCGTGCGCCAGGAGTGGGTGCGGCGGCGCATGAAGGGCGGCGGCTACGTGACCTACCCCGGCGTGGGCGGCACGAAGGGGAAGGGGGCGCAGTTGGCTGCCGGGTGGTGCTGGCTCTTTCCTGCCTCGCGTGAGTACTGGGACGCCGCGATGCAGCGCCACGTCATGCACCATCAGCACCACACCGTGCTGCAGCGCGCGGTTCTCGAGGCCGGGCGCCGAGCGGGCCTCACCAAGCGCGTCGGCTGCCACACCCTGCGGCACAGCTTCGCCACGCACCTCCTCGAGGCCGGGTATGACATTCGCACCATTCAGCAGCTGCTGGGCCACGAGGACGTCTCGACAACCATGCTGTACACCCACGTGCTCAACCGCGGGGGCCACGGCGTGCGGAGCCCCCTCGACACGATGGGGCCCGGC